The Marinifilum sp. JC120 genome segment AGGGCAGTGTCCTTGAACTGCGGGCTGACGGCTCAGATGCCGCAGCGGCCCTTGATTGTCTTGAGGAACTTTTTAAAAACAGATTCGGCGAGGAAAAGTAAGTGGCCAGAGCGGTCGTCAACGGAATTTCCGTCTCAACAGGTATAGCCATTGGCAAGGCCTTTTTTCTTAACCGCAGCATCTCATCCAGACTGCCGAGGCAGACTGTACCCGTCCATATGGTGGAAGGTGAGAAAGAGCGGATGAAAAAAGGATTCAGTGATGCCGTGGAAGAGCTTGCAGCTATCCGGGAGAAGGTGCCCGAAGAGCTTAAAGAGCACCAGCTGATCATTGATTCCCATTTGATGATGCTCAAGGACCCCAAACTTCAATCCTCGGTCCTGAAATATATCGATGATCTCAAGATCAATGCCGAATGGGCGATGGACAAGGCCGTAAATGACCTTGCAAAAGCCTTTGGAGCCCTTGAGGACATCTACATTCGTGAACGCATGCAGGATGTGCGTCAGGTGGCTTTGCGCGTGCAGGCCAAGCTCATCGGCGGTGAAGCCAATCTGCGACCTGTTGAAGGGCGCGTTGTACTCATGGCCCATGACCTGACCCCGGCAGATACCATTGAGCTTGAAGTGAATAAGCTCATGGCTTTTGTGACCACTCTTGGCGGTAAAACCTCCCATACCGGTATTTTAGCCCGCACCCTCAACATCCCCGCTCTTGTGGGGGCTGAGGATCTGGAAAAATCCGTTGTGGACGGAGATCTGGTCATCATTGACGGTCTGTCCGGAAAGATTCTGGTTGATCCCACTGATGAAGAGCTGGAACATTATTACACCCTTGAGACCCAGTTTGACGATTACCAGCGGACCATTATCCGCGGTTGCCAGCTTCCGGCTGAAACAGAAGATGGCTACCGGGTGCAGGTTAATGCTAATATTGAACTTTTCGAAGAGGTTGCGGCCGTTATTGACAACGGCGGCGAGGGCATAGGTCTGTTCAGGACCGAATATGCCTATCTGAACCGTACCGACCTGCCCACTGAGGACGAGCTGGCTGAAAAGTATTCGGAGCTTGCGGCCATTATGTCGCCGCGTCCGGTAACTCTGCGTACTCTTGATCTCGGTTCGGACAAATTCATGTCCCATTTCGGTGCTCTTGATGAAGCCAACCCGGCTTTGGGTTTGCGGGCCATGCGTTTTTGCCTCAAGCATCAGGAGCTTTTTAATACTCAGCTCCGGGCCATGCTCCGGGCCAGTGTGCACGGAAATGTCTCCATGATGTTTCCCATGATTTGTGGGCTGAAAGAAGTTTTGCAGGCCAAGAGTGCTCTTGCCCGCGCGCAGCAGGAGTTGCGTGATGAGGGCATTCCTTTTGACGAAAACATGCCCATCGGGGTTATGATTGAGCTGCCCGCTGCGGTCATGATTGCTGAAATTCTGGCACAAGAAGTGGATTTCTTCAGCATCGGAACCAATGACCTGATCCAGTACAGTCTTGGTATTGACCGTACCAACCCTCATGTTTCTTATCTTTATCAGCCGCTGCATCCGGCGGTGGTGAGATCTATTAAGTACGTTGTCGATGCCGGACATCGGGCCGGTATCGGGGTCAGCCTCTGTGGTGAGGTGGCATCAGATCCTTATTGCGTACCCATTCTTATGGGTATGCAGATAGATAGCCTGAGCCTTACTCCACAGGCCATTCCCGGCATCAAGCGTATTCTCCGGCAGCTGAATATGCAGGAATGCAAGCAGTTGCTTAAAGATGTACTCGGCTGCCGTACTGTAAGCAGAATCAACCGTCTTGTTACGGACAATATTTATAAAAAGTATCCGGAAGAACTGACCTTTTTTGCGTCTCTTCTGGATAACGAAGAGATCACAGGTTAATTAGAAATCATGGCTAAGAAGAAAAAGAAGAGTCCTTCCTCAATCGCGATAAATAAGCAGGCCCGTCGTAATTACGACTTTGTGGAAACCCTTGAAGCCGGTTTGGTGCTTAAAGGGACCGAGGTGAAGTCCCTGCGTCAGGGGCAGGTCAGCTTTAACGACGGATATATTAACTTTAAGGAAGGCGAAGCTTGGCTGATAGGCATCCATATTGCTCCTTATGACCATGCCGGTCATACTCAGCATGACCCTGATCGCCCACGCAAACTGCTGTTGCATGAACGCGAAATAGAACAGTTACAGGCTAAAAGCGAACAGAAAGGCTTAACCGTTATTCCGGTTAAGTTATACTTTTCAAGAGGGAAGATTAAGCTTGGAATAGCTCTTGCCAAAGGGCGTAATGTTCATAACCGTAAGGAAGAGCTTAAGCGTAGAGATATCGCAAGAGATACGGCTCGTCAGCTGGCTAATTACTAGCCGACCAACGAGCCGTATAAAGTTCTCATCCACCCCTTGCCGGTAGGTGGAGAAAGCATGATAAGGGTATGGTAACCTTAGTCCGTCAAGGAGCGGACTTCGACTGTTTATAAAACAGTCGTATTTATCTTACTGGAGACCGGAAACGAGAATGGTGAAAGCCATTGCTGCACCGACCCAGAAAATTGTTTTAACCATTCCGGTTACGGGGTCGAGTTTCTTTTCGCGGCCAACTTCGCTGTTTTCAGGGGTGAAAATCTCAGTCATAAATGCGCTGATGCTACTCATGGTCGTTCTCCTGTATGCGTGATCAAGGTTATAAAATCACGTAGTCAATGAATCATTATTGCCTGCTTTCATGTTTTCAATCCAATGGGAATACTCGAAGACCCTGTTTAATATTTTTAATAGCCTTTGTTCGAATTTTTAAATGATGTAGGTAAATGGCCAGAAAGCATG includes the following:
- the ptsP gene encoding phosphoenolpyruvate--protein phosphotransferase; the protein is MARAVVNGISVSTGIAIGKAFFLNRSISSRLPRQTVPVHMVEGEKERMKKGFSDAVEELAAIREKVPEELKEHQLIIDSHLMMLKDPKLQSSVLKYIDDLKINAEWAMDKAVNDLAKAFGALEDIYIRERMQDVRQVALRVQAKLIGGEANLRPVEGRVVLMAHDLTPADTIELEVNKLMAFVTTLGGKTSHTGILARTLNIPALVGAEDLEKSVVDGDLVIIDGLSGKILVDPTDEELEHYYTLETQFDDYQRTIIRGCQLPAETEDGYRVQVNANIELFEEVAAVIDNGGEGIGLFRTEYAYLNRTDLPTEDELAEKYSELAAIMSPRPVTLRTLDLGSDKFMSHFGALDEANPALGLRAMRFCLKHQELFNTQLRAMLRASVHGNVSMMFPMICGLKEVLQAKSALARAQQELRDEGIPFDENMPIGVMIELPAAVMIAEILAQEVDFFSIGTNDLIQYSLGIDRTNPHVSYLYQPLHPAVVRSIKYVVDAGHRAGIGVSLCGEVASDPYCVPILMGMQIDSLSLTPQAIPGIKRILRQLNMQECKQLLKDVLGCRTVSRINRLVTDNIYKKYPEELTFFASLLDNEEITG
- the smpB gene encoding SsrA-binding protein SmpB, which encodes MAKKKKKSPSSIAINKQARRNYDFVETLEAGLVLKGTEVKSLRQGQVSFNDGYINFKEGEAWLIGIHIAPYDHAGHTQHDPDRPRKLLLHEREIEQLQAKSEQKGLTVIPVKLYFSRGKIKLGIALAKGRNVHNRKEELKRRDIARDTARQLANY